AAACTCTACCTCATCATGGTGCATGTGCACAAATCCACGCTCTTTCGCCGCTTTGACGACGGCTTCAGCGACAGGGTGGAAGTAGTGCTCTTCCGCACTTGCCGTGAGATTTAAAATCGCATCTTTACTCCACTCTTTATCAAACGAGTAAATCTCGACCACTTCAAGCTCACCGTGCGTCAAAGTGCCTGTTTTATCGAAAATAAATGTATCGACATGCGAAAGCGCTTCTAAAGCTTTCGCCCCTTTGATAAGGATGCCATGATGCCCTGCGATGGAAAGCGAATTTTTAAACGCCACAGGCGTAGCGAGTTTCAGTGCACACGAATAGTCTGCTTGTAAAACCGCGGCAACACTTGCCATATCACGACGTATCAGATACGAAAGTCCTGCCATCCCTAAGGTAATGGGAACGAGTTTATCGGCTAAGTGCGTGGCTTTGAGACCAATGGCAGACTTTTCATCGAGGGAGCTTTTGATGTAGTGTCTGATGCGTTGTGTTGCCGTGTCATCTCCGACTTGCTCCGCCCAGATGCGAATGCGCCCTGATTCGACAATGGTACCTGAGATAACCCGTCCACCACGCTCTTTTTTCACAGGCTCCGCTTCACCCGTCATCGAAACTTGATTGATCGACGCCATTCCATCGATGATATGCCCATCAATCGGAATCGTATCGCCAGCACCTACAATAACGATGTCACCGACTTTCACCTCAGCGGTGCTGATGCGTTTTTCGGTTCGTTTGCCCTTCTCTTCCACTTCGATCCACGCCGCTTCCACATTGGGTTTAGCCAGTTCTTTGATGAGATCATCGCTTTTGTGTACCGTGGTCTCTTCGATATATTCGCCAATTTCAAGCATGAGATTGGTGCTATTTGCCGCACTGTAATCGCTTCGTGCCAAAGAGACGCCCACCGCCATCGCTTCAAGGACTTTAGAGGTTAATCCTTCGCTAAAGAGCTCAAAAAGTCCCTCCTTGAGCAAAGGAATGCTCGCAAGGGTACTCACGGCAAGTTTGAGTCGCGGTTGGGGAATGAATGGCTGAAATGCCAGTGCCATACCTGAGCGTACAATGCCTTTCATGCTAGGCGCTTCGTCGTGATCATTGAAGCATGCGTTGATCGAAGCATCGCAGATTTGGTAGTGCCCAATGTCAAGCTGTTGGAGGTGTTTTAAAAGCGCCTTTTCATCCAAATGCTCACCTTCAAATACAACAGAGCCTATTTTAGCATTGACGCGCACTTCACGCACACCTTCAATCTTTTTAAGGTCGTTTGCAAGAGCGTGCGCATTGATCTGCTTAAGCGCAGGAGTCACATAGCGCAGTCGCTGGGATGTTTGATGAATCAGGCGTGTTTTGTGCATAAAATTATGCTTCTTTAGCCGCTAACTCAGCTTTAGCATCTTCAAAACGTTCTTTCATCTCTTCGATGCCTGCTTGGAACATTTCAGTGCCTTTGGCAATCGTTTTGAAAAGATTTTTCTGCGCTTTTTCATTGGTTAGCAAATAAGCACCTACCGCGCCGATGAGGGCACCCATGACAAACTGTTTGGTGTTAAATGCTCCAAAAAGATGTTCAGGATTACTGAGCATTCCGTTTTCGTTTTTCGCCTCAGTGGCAGGCTCGCCCCCAATGTAGGGGTTTTTGTCCAGTGAAGATAATAGTTCCATTATTTTGTTTCCTCTTCGGTTGTTGATACGTCAATCGTTTGTGTGCATGTGCATGTTTTTTCATACAGTTTTTCAACACCATAAATGCCTGCAACGCCCACAGTAAGGGAACCTAAAAGTCCAAGCCAGCTGTTACGTCCAAGTGCATTGGCTGCTGCAATCGCACTGCCCGTGGCGATGCCACCTTGAACGGTTAGTTTAAGGCTCTGTTTGATCGCCTCATCTTTGCTAAGCTCTGATTGTTTGTACTTCGTGTACGAAAGAGCCGTTGCTACCATGCCAGCCGCCAACGCACCACTGATCATATTGCCAGCGACACTGCGAGGGGTTCCTGTATTGATCGTGATTTTAGGGGTCATTGTACCTCCTCTTTTGTTTTTACATGTAAAGCTTTTTTGGACTTAATGCACTCGATGGTTCCATCAACGCTTTTCTTCATCTCTTCCGCGACCTCTTTGGCTTTGCAAACGCCTTGTTCAAGACCTTCTTTAAGCTCTTTTTTCTTAGTAAATGCAATCACAGCAGCGGCACCTGCAAGGGCGCCTACGATAAATGGTAACATGGTTTTCTCCTTAAATTAGTCTTTAAAAGCTTACGCTTCGTTTTTTTCATCATCAGGGGCGATGACACCGCCCAGCACACTTGCACCCACAGCGCCTATCAAGGCGCCTGCTACAAACGAAAAATTGGTGCTTAAGAGCTTAGTGATCTCCTCTTGATTGATCTCACCTTTGGCGATTTTTTGCGCCATGTGGCTGAACTCACCCCATTGTCCCATCATGCCTTCCAGCGCTGCCATCGGATTGGCTTCTGCTGTGTGATGGGGCGTAGCATGTGAGGTCACACCGTTTCTAAACGCGGGTAAATGGTTGTTAAAGGAAGCGGCTTGAAGCCTGTAAAAAAGGTCTTGAACCTCTGCAAAATCTTTTACATGTAAAAGAAGTTCGTTGTAAAGCTGAATGTTTTGAATCTCTGCAGCAACGCCCAGTTCGCAACATTCGCGAAGGGTGTTAGGAATGCTAATGTTTTCGGGTACCCTGCGAACAAGCGTGACATTGTGCGCTGCAGCAACGGCGATGAGCGCTTCTTGGTGGGTCTGTTCGGCTTGGATGCTGTTGACAAAAGGTGTAACAGCGCCAAATTTTTCAATGACCGCACTGTACGTCTCATACGCTTTGACTTCATCATCAAACGCGCGTTGCAACGCCTCTTCTAGCGCTTTGTTTTCGTGCACGGGTGGGGCTACTTTCATATCAGACAATCTCCTTTGCGAGTTGGTCTATGATCGTTATAATTTCATCAAGTTTTTCGCCTTTGACTAAATTTTCCCACAAATGATCGGGAAAAATAGCGTGGTCATACTCAACGGTTAAAGAGCCAATCATTTTGTTAATCTTAATCGATTTAATGCCATTAATGCGAGCAGGCAATGCTTCGATGTCTTCAATACCGACGTGATGCTTATGCTCTTTAATCTTAGGACTCACGCGCAAACGAATGCGCCCTTTGATGTGATGAACAATGGAAAAATAGCCTCCAAGTTCAACTAGTTTTTCTGCTGTAACGTTCATAACTTTCCTTTGATAATTACATTGTAAGGTGGGAAGAATAAATATTAGCTTAATATTTTTTAAGAATTATTATCAATGGTCCAAGCCATGCGAGAAGAGTTTGCCATGATACCAATTTAGTAGTTTTGAGCGATTACATGTAAGCTTTTGAACATGGCTTTTAATGGCTATTTTGAGCATTGTGGCACCTTTCGCAGACACCATACAATGTCAGCGTATGATGGGTTCCTGTAAATTTATGGGAGGCGAGTATTTCGTTTTGTTCCGCTTCGATGGCGGTATCGCAAAAACGGATGATGGCGCCACAGGTGAGGCAGACCAAGTGGTCATGATGCACGGCGCGTTTTAGTTTGTATTTTTTCATCTTTGAAGGGTAACTGAGCACCGTACTGACCATATCAAGGCTCTCAAAAAACGCCAGAATTTTATAAATGGTGGCAAGAGAAATCCGCATACACTGCTTCGTGTAAAGCTGCTGATGGATCTGTTCAGCACTCATGTAAGCATCGCACTCATAGAGTGCTCGAAGAAGAAGTTCGCGTTTTGCGGAATGGCGAATCCCTGCTTTGGCAGTCAGTTTTAAAAAGTGGGTGTAAAAGTGTTCAAACGAAGAAGAGCAAAAATTCTCTTGCTCTTCTAAAAGGTTCGCTGACAACCGCTTTCCTTAAAAAGTATAAGCGATGTGCGCTTTAAAAGCATCGTAACTTTGAGCGTTGTCATCGTTGTCAATGTTCACGTAGATCAAAGAGGCTTCAAGATTTTTAACAATCTCATAACCAACGCTTAGATCAAGCTCTTTTTCTTTGAATTTTAAACCTGCGTCTTCATACTTGGTTTGACCGTACAGTGCAGAGAGTTTGACCCCTTCAAGTTCGTATTCGGCGCGAACATACGGTGTTTTAGCATCGGTTGCAAAGACATAATTTCCCTCTTCAAACGGAGATTGATCGCCAAATGACTCAATGCCACCTGTTCCGTCTTTATCGGTTTTCATGTAGCCAAGACCGAGGTTGAGTCCTGCAACTTCCACACCTTGTTCCAATTGCATAAAAGAGCCATCTTTGACATCGACCACATCGCTACTTACGCTGACATAATGTGCGATCGTTGTGGTTTTAACCTCTTCGCTTGGCTCTAAGTTCAGTGTTGCTTTCAAACCATACGCACTTAAAAGGTCACTCCCGTAATATAGATAAGGATTAAGCTCCAAAGCCTCGATCGGTGTGTATTTGGCTTCGAGCATGTAGATGCCATCATTGCCGTTCATTTTTGTAAAAGATTCCGAAATTTCATCGATGTCAATGACCGCTTGTCTGCGCGCCCATACCATGCTGAGCACTAAGTTTTCCACCGCAGTGATTTCAGCGCTGACGCCATCAACGTAATCCGTTAACCAGTTAAAATCCACCGCTTGGCGACCCAGAACAAGCGCACCTAAGCCTTCGTGTTCCACTTTGATGTACGCTTCAGAAAGTGCGCTGCGATCAGCGATGGCATTTTTAAAATCGTCATCGTTTTTTTCGCTGGTTTTCATACTGCCCCAACCCGAAACACCTAGGCTTACACCATTATAAGGTGCGGTGACAAAACCCACATTCAAATAGCCATTGGAAAAACCATCATCGACGCTGCCGCC
Above is a genomic segment from Sulfurospirillum halorespirans DSM 13726 containing:
- a CDS encoding Opr family porin; this translates as MKIHFSRIVAAVVLGSSLGFAAEATNLEEVFTQGELTGTVGWFGVNNDRKGGSVDDGFSNGYLNVGFVTAPYNGVSLGVSGWGSMKTSEKNDDDFKNAIADRSALSEAYIKVEHEGLGALVLGRQAVDFNWLTDYVDGVSAEITAVENLVLSMVWARRQAVIDIDEISESFTKMNGNDGIYMLEAKYTPIEALELNPYLYYGSDLLSAYGLKATLNLEPSEEVKTTTIAHYVSVSSDVVDVKDGSFMQLEQGVEVAGLNLGLGYMKTDKDGTGGIESFGDQSPFEEGNYVFATDAKTPYVRAEYELEGVKLSALYGQTKYEDAGLKFKEKELDLSVGYEIVKNLEASLIYVNIDNDDNAQSYDAFKAHIAYTF
- a CDS encoding Fur family transcriptional regulator; its protein translation is MSANLLEEQENFCSSSFEHFYTHFLKLTAKAGIRHSAKRELLLRALYECDAYMSAEQIHQQLYTKQCMRISLATIYKILAFFESLDMVSTVLSYPSKMKKYKLKRAVHHDHLVCLTCGAIIRFCDTAIEAEQNEILASHKFTGTHHTLTLYGVCERCHNAQNSH
- a CDS encoding heavy metal translocating P-type ATPase, which codes for MHKTRLIHQTSQRLRYVTPALKQINAHALANDLKKIEGVREVRVNAKIGSVVFEGEHLDEKALLKHLQQLDIGHYQICDASINACFNDHDEAPSMKGIVRSGMALAFQPFIPQPRLKLAVSTLASIPLLKEGLFELFSEGLTSKVLEAMAVGVSLARSDYSAANSTNLMLEIGEYIEETTVHKSDDLIKELAKPNVEAAWIEVEEKGKRTEKRISTAEVKVGDIVIVGAGDTIPIDGHIIDGMASINQVSMTGEAEPVKKERGGRVISGTIVESGRIRIWAEQVGDDTATQRIRHYIKSSLDEKSAIGLKATHLADKLVPITLGMAGLSYLIRRDMASVAAVLQADYSCALKLATPVAFKNSLSIAGHHGILIKGAKALEALSHVDTFIFDKTGTLTHGELEVVEIYSFDKEWSKDAILNLTASAEEHYFHPVAEAVVKAAKERGFVHMHHDEVEFIVAHGVRTQINGKEAIIGSRHFLEEDEQVSFSEHEAKIEKCLENGKILLYIAYDNKLLGTIGMIDRVRANAKEALLKLRKLGAKEIVMLTGDVEDKAQALAKELGIDTVYARLLPTDKSNIVQALKESGKHVAFIGDGINDAPALMNANVGISMYKGADIAKATADISLLKDDIDAVVEAKILANKTMARIQSNFNATVGINSFILMGAAVGLLSPVKTAFLHNGTTIGLLLNSMQKIRIEKS
- a CDS encoding ferritin-like domain-containing protein, whose amino-acid sequence is MKVAPPVHENKALEEALQRAFDDEVKAYETYSAVIEKFGAVTPFVNSIQAEQTHQEALIAVAAAHNVTLVRRVPENISIPNTLRECCELGVAAEIQNIQLYNELLLHVKDFAEVQDLFYRLQAASFNNHLPAFRNGVTSHATPHHTAEANPMAALEGMMGQWGEFSHMAQKIAKGEINQEEITKLLSTNFSFVAGALIGAVGASVLGGVIAPDDEKNEA
- a CDS encoding HMA2 domain-containing protein produces the protein MNVTAEKLVELGGYFSIVHHIKGRIRLRVSPKIKEHKHHVGIEDIEALPARINGIKSIKINKMIGSLTVEYDHAIFPDHLWENLVKGEKLDEIITIIDQLAKEIV